One window of Oscillibacter hominis genomic DNA carries:
- a CDS encoding DMT family transporter — protein sequence MVYGISSLASVLISVMVVLNGELSDYYGAYTGAAIVHFAGLVLVSLFVLIRRENPFARRGLRWTAYLGGAAGATTTLMSNLAYGHISVSAIVALSLLGQALAALMIDCFGLFGMRKKQLNPGALLGLLCTCVGCAVLLRHGGAVVWAIVLTLLNGALVAVSRYVNAQLSANSTVLVGTWFNYSVGLATALVLMALTRTAVSAVPSAPVWVYLGGMIGVVSVSLSSWAAPKLPAFRLTLILIAGQLLTGVAIDALFKGNFSATELIGGGAVLFGLFLNVWMDERGQRPKHAQQNG from the coding sequence ATGGTCTATGGGATTTCCTCCCTGGCCTCCGTTTTGATCTCCGTGATGGTGGTGCTCAACGGCGAACTGTCCGACTACTATGGAGCCTATACCGGAGCCGCCATTGTCCATTTTGCCGGGCTGGTCCTGGTGTCGCTGTTCGTGCTCATCCGCAGGGAGAACCCCTTTGCAAGGCGGGGCCTCAGGTGGACGGCCTACCTGGGCGGCGCTGCGGGAGCCACCACAACGCTGATGAGCAACCTGGCCTACGGCCACATCAGCGTTTCGGCCATTGTGGCGCTGAGCCTTCTGGGGCAGGCGCTGGCGGCGCTGATGATCGACTGCTTCGGCCTGTTCGGCATGCGGAAAAAACAGCTGAACCCCGGGGCGCTGCTGGGCCTTCTGTGCACTTGCGTGGGCTGCGCGGTGCTGCTGCGCCACGGGGGGGCCGTGGTATGGGCCATCGTCCTGACACTGCTCAACGGCGCCTTGGTGGCGGTCTCCCGCTACGTCAACGCCCAGCTGAGCGCCAACTCCACTGTGTTGGTGGGCACCTGGTTCAACTACTCCGTGGGATTGGCCACCGCGCTGGTGTTGATGGCCCTGACCCGCACAGCCGTTTCCGCGGTGCCCTCCGCCCCGGTCTGGGTCTATTTGGGCGGTATGATCGGCGTGGTCAGCGTGTCGCTGTCCAGCTGGGCGGCGCCTAAGCTGCCCGCCTTCCGCCTGACACTGATTCTGATTGCCGGGCAGCTGCTCACCGGCGTGGCCATCGACGCGCTCTTCAAAGGAAACTTCTCCGCAACGGAGCTGATCGGCGGCGGCGCGGTGCTCTTCGGCCTCTTCCTGAATGTCTGGATGGATGAGCGGGGCCAGCGGCCCAAACATGCGCAGCAAAACGGGTAG
- a CDS encoding cyclic nucleotide-binding domain-containing protein, whose product MRCGALTAQAEETLRQYALEPERLTGANLGRYEKGEPLCMEGGPIEHLLILLEGRAKVSITTEEGNSLLTCFYHGGGVVGDLELLTGQKTAGTNVIVQVPIRCIRIPIEENRSYLKGCPDFLWQVGLGLGRKLERCSRNSALIILYPLETRLCSYIGLTQRQGVWQEQLTETAELLGASYRHLMRQLRQLCAQGILCKEGRCYRIADRERLRLLGRGFYDPVEGKS is encoded by the coding sequence ATGCGCTGCGGAGCACTTACGGCCCAGGCGGAGGAGACGCTGCGCCAGTACGCGCTGGAGCCGGAGCGGCTCACCGGCGCGAATCTTGGCCGCTATGAAAAAGGGGAGCCCCTCTGTATGGAGGGCGGGCCCATCGAGCACCTGCTGATTCTGCTGGAGGGCCGGGCCAAGGTCAGCATCACCACGGAGGAGGGGAACAGCCTGCTGACCTGCTTTTACCACGGCGGCGGCGTGGTGGGGGACCTGGAACTGCTCACGGGCCAGAAGACCGCGGGCACCAACGTGATCGTCCAGGTGCCGATCCGCTGCATCCGCATCCCCATTGAGGAGAACCGGTCGTATTTGAAAGGCTGCCCGGACTTTTTGTGGCAGGTGGGGCTGGGGCTGGGCCGGAAGCTGGAGCGCTGCTCCCGCAACAGCGCGCTCATCATCCTCTACCCGCTGGAGACCCGCCTGTGCTCCTACATCGGCCTGACCCAGCGCCAAGGCGTCTGGCAGGAGCAGCTCACGGAGACGGCGGAGCTTTTGGGCGCCAGCTACCGCCACCTGATGCGTCAGCTGCGCCAGCTCTGCGCCCAGGGGATATTATGTAAGGAGGGCCGCTGCTACCGGATTGCGGACCGGGAGCGGCTGCGCCTGCTGGGCCGGGGATTCTACGACCCGGTGGAGGGGAAAAGCTGA
- a CDS encoding EAL domain-containing protein produces MERKKLLLLGQTEKLRAILSSYELFEGVPEDTAPFSAVILMLPAAPEELRLLRTGSHDLPILMVTEHPEEQEELRMLTLGVDDYIRFSPGLVCCRVDKAIRQYERRGALPESVVRELRHRAEHDALTGIYNQMAFYRTAAQLLQNASASYVLVRWNIERFKLVNDMYGIQAGNGILCAMAEVLSRELPEGSVYGRLNADHFAACIPTESLRLEELLESLQRQVERFHVQQTVTVSAGVYRVENPSLPVDQMCDRANLALQTIKGNYKCHIAWYTEQMWEDMLREQEIRSTMEEALHQRQFQVYLQPVYSLSEGRAVSAEALVRWIRPGGEVVGPDAFIPLFEKNGFIAELDLYVWTEVCRYLQERQRKGLAPIPISVNISRASLYLPETCGRICDVTKRFGIAPSLFRLEITESAYVEEPERIREAAEELRGKGYLILMDDFGSGYSSLNTLKDLPMDIIKLDTKFLQGFERGGRVGTVLVSILRMARWLGLPVIAEGVETQEQVDFLYSAGCDRIQGYCFAKPMCTREFEQQILIPIPERRGSSLPNCVNQADFNILLGGNPVVNRLLDGAFGGVAFCEMHDGCLEVLRVNDGFYQIMGCTPKSFAKDSENLWGMIAEEDREMSREACAETVRTGKPVRQVVRCTNRTGKLLCLDSIYSCLGGDGQRALICVAFNDIAQQLKTERERREAQQQLIYRDQLAQILLAESDTLSFDYSIQEDTIVFNFLNREGKRATRRIRRYLAFVERSSIIEPAYRHVVREALEQGRQHPMSGTFEFVSDYTGRGYRWYKATFVSIMGSEGRVFRIVGKAVDVTEQKTILWQEENGFSHAFETGLLESAMVNLSRGVIESCRSQKRKISQAAGKPFTCESFAAYCKKLIADERLRQEAYERMNPRALNTAYGKGEQTARVEFPVLEKSGELCWMRLEVRLMKNAATGDLVASYHLWDINTQKVSQEIVETVVRLDYDYLARVSIKNETYALYGVKECAGACPAGNGGYEEACRKSADTFIHPEDRTYFLEQVALPHVLHELETEERFTFTYRLMEQDGSVHHKRMTFSYLDPSYLIATRADVTRETEEENRKNTELRRALEEVRKADDVKGRFLSRMSREIRAPMDAILGMANLARRQPDLSGAVREYLQKIQETSEYMRGLVNDILDVYSIQSGTFRLHPKPVKVRELLEQIQAMIKPTMVGSGLLFTMKVVGLKQETVLADPFRLQQALMNLLANAAKRTASGGRVYLSVRQLGGEESLARLRFRIRDTGVDMEPDSSQSREQEGLGLTLVREIVDAMGGTLRIDAQKEQGCCYTIDVAFPEACQPQVAAEQLAEPEFDFHGKRALVVEDMPLSAEITGRLLESRGFSVEYAVNGQESVEKVSAATSGYYDAILMDIRMPVMDGLEATRRIRGLRRSDVRRIPIVAMTAGAFDSDIRASFEAGMDAHLEKPVQPERLFQTLGALLFSRRSVHAAEKKGNAAHIYQMLMTDSRSQVFEYSVDSDIITYSDIGEDGVHSVRSVPDFCAFVENSGRFRDAKAVLRALSNFEHGTGRHELLFQARLDESGWRWYSARCKCVRDSHGCRVVGKLEDVDEQTRRTIALRERAEFDQVTALYNRATFQEMVENALDDSREEVLNAFIEFDLDNFKQVNDTFGHLAGDELLRSVGKAVTGCCRQEDVVGRLGGDEFAIWIGDVGSRENALAKARQVAQALSRISGDISASFGVVAVQGKSSFRELFRKADAAMYQAKRSGKNECCLYQD; encoded by the coding sequence ATGGAAAGGAAAAAACTGCTGCTGCTGGGACAGACGGAAAAGCTTCGTGCAATCCTCTCCTCTTATGAGCTGTTTGAGGGGGTGCCGGAGGATACCGCGCCTTTTTCCGCAGTGATTTTGATGCTTCCTGCGGCTCCGGAGGAGCTGCGGCTACTTCGCACGGGCAGCCATGACCTGCCGATCCTGATGGTGACCGAGCACCCTGAGGAGCAGGAGGAGCTGCGGATGCTGACCCTGGGGGTGGACGATTATATTCGTTTCTCGCCTGGGTTGGTGTGCTGCCGGGTGGATAAGGCCATCCGGCAATACGAGAGACGGGGTGCCCTGCCGGAGAGCGTGGTGCGGGAGCTGCGCCACCGGGCGGAGCACGACGCCCTGACCGGCATCTACAACCAGATGGCCTTCTACCGAACCGCGGCCCAGCTGCTGCAGAATGCCTCCGCCTCCTATGTGTTGGTGCGCTGGAACATCGAGCGGTTTAAGCTGGTCAACGATATGTACGGCATCCAGGCCGGCAATGGGATTTTATGCGCCATGGCGGAGGTGCTCTCCCGGGAGCTGCCGGAGGGAAGCGTGTATGGGCGGCTGAACGCGGATCACTTTGCCGCCTGTATCCCCACGGAGTCCCTGCGCCTGGAGGAACTGCTGGAGTCGCTGCAAAGACAGGTGGAGAGGTTCCACGTGCAGCAGACGGTGACGGTCAGCGCCGGAGTCTATCGGGTGGAGAACCCCTCTTTGCCGGTGGATCAGATGTGCGACCGGGCCAATCTGGCGCTTCAGACCATCAAGGGCAACTATAAATGCCACATCGCCTGGTATACGGAGCAGATGTGGGAGGATATGCTGCGGGAGCAGGAGATTCGCTCCACCATGGAGGAGGCGCTGCACCAGCGCCAGTTTCAGGTCTATCTCCAGCCGGTCTACAGCCTCTCTGAGGGCAGGGCGGTCAGCGCTGAGGCGCTGGTGCGCTGGATTCGTCCCGGGGGAGAGGTAGTTGGGCCGGATGCCTTCATCCCACTCTTTGAAAAGAACGGGTTCATCGCGGAACTGGACCTCTATGTTTGGACGGAGGTCTGCCGGTACCTGCAGGAGCGGCAGCGCAAGGGCCTTGCGCCCATTCCCATCTCCGTGAACATCTCCCGTGCCAGCCTGTACCTTCCTGAGACCTGCGGACGGATCTGCGACGTGACCAAACGGTTTGGCATTGCGCCGTCCCTTTTCCGCCTGGAGATCACCGAATCGGCCTATGTGGAGGAGCCGGAACGAATCCGGGAGGCCGCGGAGGAGCTGCGCGGGAAGGGATATCTGATTCTGATGGACGATTTCGGCAGCGGCTATTCCTCACTCAATACGCTGAAAGACCTCCCCATGGACATCATCAAGCTGGACACCAAGTTCCTTCAGGGCTTTGAGCGGGGCGGCCGCGTGGGGACGGTGCTGGTCTCCATCTTGCGGATGGCCCGGTGGCTGGGCCTGCCTGTGATCGCCGAGGGCGTGGAGACGCAGGAGCAGGTGGATTTCCTTTACAGTGCGGGCTGCGACCGGATCCAGGGATACTGCTTTGCCAAACCCATGTGCACCCGGGAGTTTGAACAGCAGATTTTGATCCCGATTCCGGAGCGGCGGGGTAGTTCCCTGCCCAACTGTGTGAACCAGGCGGATTTCAATATCCTCTTAGGCGGAAACCCGGTGGTCAACCGCCTGCTGGACGGTGCTTTTGGCGGCGTGGCCTTTTGCGAGATGCATGACGGCTGCCTCGAGGTGCTCCGGGTCAACGATGGGTTTTACCAGATTATGGGCTGTACGCCGAAGTCCTTTGCAAAGGACTCTGAGAACCTGTGGGGGATGATTGCGGAGGAGGACCGGGAGATGTCCCGGGAGGCCTGCGCGGAGACTGTGCGCACGGGGAAACCGGTGCGCCAGGTTGTCCGCTGTACCAACCGGACGGGGAAGCTGCTGTGTTTGGACTCCATTTACAGCTGCCTGGGCGGGGATGGGCAGCGGGCGCTGATCTGCGTTGCCTTCAATGATATCGCCCAGCAGCTGAAGACCGAGCGGGAGCGCCGGGAGGCCCAGCAGCAGCTGATCTACCGGGATCAACTGGCCCAGATCCTGCTGGCGGAGTCGGATACCCTCAGCTTTGACTACTCCATCCAAGAGGACACCATAGTGTTCAATTTCCTCAACCGGGAGGGGAAGCGGGCCACCCGCAGGATCCGCCGCTATCTCGCCTTTGTGGAACGATCGTCCATCATCGAGCCAGCATACCGCCATGTGGTGCGGGAGGCCCTGGAACAGGGCAGGCAGCACCCTATGAGCGGGACCTTTGAATTTGTAAGCGACTATACCGGCCGGGGCTACCGGTGGTATAAGGCAACCTTCGTCAGCATCATGGGCAGCGAGGGGCGGGTGTTCCGGATCGTGGGCAAGGCGGTGGATGTGACGGAGCAGAAGACTATCCTGTGGCAGGAGGAGAACGGATTCTCCCACGCCTTTGAAACCGGCCTTTTGGAAAGCGCCATGGTGAACCTGAGCCGGGGCGTCATTGAGAGCTGCCGCAGCCAGAAGAGGAAGATCAGCCAGGCAGCGGGGAAGCCATTCACCTGCGAAAGCTTTGCGGCGTACTGCAAAAAGCTGATTGCGGACGAGAGGCTGCGGCAGGAGGCCTATGAGCGGATGAACCCCAGGGCGCTGAACACCGCCTATGGAAAAGGGGAGCAGACTGCCCGGGTGGAGTTCCCGGTCCTGGAAAAAAGCGGTGAGCTGTGCTGGATGCGTCTGGAAGTGCGGCTGATGAAAAATGCGGCCACCGGCGACCTGGTTGCCAGCTATCACCTCTGGGACATCAACACCCAGAAGGTCTCACAGGAGATCGTGGAGACGGTGGTAAGGCTGGACTACGATTACCTGGCCCGGGTCAGCATCAAAAATGAGACCTACGCCCTCTATGGCGTTAAGGAGTGCGCGGGCGCCTGCCCTGCGGGAAACGGCGGGTACGAGGAGGCGTGCCGGAAGAGCGCGGATACGTTCATCCACCCCGAAGACCGCACCTACTTCTTGGAGCAGGTCGCGCTGCCCCATGTGCTCCATGAGCTGGAGACAGAGGAGCGTTTTACCTTCACCTACCGGCTGATGGAGCAGGACGGCTCTGTACACCATAAGCGGATGACATTTTCCTATCTGGACCCCTCCTATCTGATTGCAACCAGGGCGGACGTCACCCGGGAGACGGAGGAGGAGAACCGGAAGAATACGGAACTGCGCCGGGCGCTGGAGGAGGTCAGAAAGGCCGACGATGTGAAAGGGCGCTTCCTCTCCCGCATGAGCCGGGAGATCCGGGCCCCGATGGACGCCATCCTGGGCATGGCGAACCTGGCCCGCCGGCAGCCGGATTTGAGCGGTGCGGTTCGGGAGTACCTGCAGAAGATTCAGGAGACCAGCGAATACATGCGCGGCCTGGTCAACGACATCCTCGACGTCTACAGCATCCAGAGCGGAACGTTCCGCCTGCATCCCAAGCCAGTCAAGGTCCGGGAGCTGCTGGAGCAGATTCAGGCGATGATCAAGCCCACCATGGTGGGCAGCGGGCTCCTGTTCACCATGAAGGTGGTGGGGCTGAAGCAGGAGACGGTCCTTGCGGATCCATTCCGCCTTCAGCAGGCACTGATGAATCTACTGGCCAATGCAGCAAAGCGTACGGCCTCTGGCGGCCGGGTCTATCTGAGCGTCCGGCAGCTGGGCGGAGAGGAGAGCCTGGCGCGGCTCCGCTTCCGGATCCGGGATACCGGTGTGGATATGGAACCCGATTCCAGCCAGTCCCGTGAGCAGGAGGGTCTGGGTCTCACACTGGTCAGGGAAATTGTGGATGCCATGGGCGGCACGCTGCGCATTGACGCCCAAAAGGAGCAGGGGTGCTGCTATACCATCGACGTTGCGTTCCCTGAGGCCTGCCAGCCTCAGGTTGCGGCGGAGCAGTTGGCGGAGCCGGAGTTTGACTTCCACGGCAAGCGGGCGCTGGTGGTGGAGGATATGCCGCTGAGCGCCGAAATTACAGGCAGACTGCTGGAGAGCCGCGGCTTTTCGGTGGAGTACGCGGTGAATGGCCAGGAGTCGGTGGAGAAGGTTTCCGCCGCCACCTCCGGCTACTACGACGCTATTTTAATGGATATCCGCATGCCGGTGATGGATGGGCTGGAGGCCACGCGCCGGATCCGCGGCCTGCGCCGCTCTGATGTCCGGCGGATTCCCATCGTCGCAATGACCGCCGGGGCCTTTGACAGCGATATACGGGCCTCTTTTGAGGCGGGAATGGACGCCCATCTGGAAAAGCCGGTGCAGCCGGAGCGGCTGTTCCAGACCCTTGGCGCGCTGCTCTTCTCCCGTAGGAGCGTCCATGCTGCGGAAAAGAAGGGAAACGCCGCCCACATCTACCAGATGCTGATGACAGACAGCCGCTCCCAGGTCTTTGAATACAGCGTGGACAGCGACATCATAACCTATTCGGATATCGGTGAGGACGGCGTCCACAGCGTGCGCTCCGTACCCGACTTCTGCGCCTTTGTGGAAAACAGCGGCCGCTTCCGGGATGCAAAGGCGGTGCTCCGGGCCCTCTCAAACTTTGAACACGGCACAGGCCGCCATGAGCTGCTGTTCCAGGCCAGGTTGGACGAGAGCGGCTGGCGCTGGTACAGCGCCCGCTGCAAGTGCGTCAGGGACAGCCACGGCTGCAGGGTGGTGGGAAAGCTGGAGGATGTGGACGAACAGACCCGGCGCACCATTGCCCTGCGGGAGCGGGCGGAGTTCGACCAGGTCACGGCGCTCTACAACCGGGCCACCTTCCAGGAGATGGTGGAAAACGCCTTGGACGACAGCCGGGAGGAGGTACTGAACGCCTTCATCGAGTTTGACCTGGATAACTTTAAGCAGGTCAACGACACCTTCGGCCACCTGGCCGGGGATGAGCTTCTGCGCTCCGTGGGCAAGGCCGTCACCGGCTGCTGCCGGCAGGAGGACGTCGTGGGCCGCCTGGGCGGAGACGAGTTTGCCATCTGGATTGGCGATGTGGGCAGCAGGGAAAACGCCTTGGCAAAGGCGCGCCAGGTGGCGCAGGCCCTCAGCCGGATCAGCGGGGATATCTCGGCCAGCTTCGGCGTGGTGGCGGTGCAGGGAAAGAGCAGCTTCCGGGAGCTCTTCCGCAAGGCGGATGCCGCCATGTACCAGGCAAAGCGCAGTGGAAAAAACGAGTGCTGCCTCTATCAGGACTAA